CCCTCTGGATCCCCGAGCCCCCAAATTAAATGATTTCTATAATAAATTTCCTTGGTATATGGTCTtcgtcatagcaatagaaaagtaaccaagacacatGTGCAGTaggggaggaggcagaaaatGGAGAGTTTTGAGTCAAATATACAAAATGGATCTTTAGGATGAATATAAGTCAAAGATACAAAATGGACCTGAAAGATGAGTATATCCAGAGACCAGTGATTCTGTGCTAAACATGAACACTGGAGTAAACAACTGTATTGTGTTACAGAGTTTTGCTGAATGTATAGAATTTAAACTATAATCTAGACTCTAGATTATAGCTGCTCTTGCCACAGAGGGAAATAGGTAATTTGTGTGTAGAAGTGATGGTTGCCAGGCTTCCATTGTTGGATACAAGGCTGTATTGAATGCCTTTCAAggtaaaaaactttttttttgcttcatgACTTGAATTGGTATTGTTCAGGCAAATATTGAAAACATGGATGATTTTAAGAGCTCTAAGTATTTTGTCAAGTTGCTTTCCAAAAACGATTGTACCACTTTACAATCTCAAAGTATATTGAGCATATAATTGATAATCTTGTTATTTAAATGTGAAAGAAATCAGTTATTGTTTTAAGttacaaatagttttaaaaatgtcacaAATGACAGAGGCTACAAAAATTGAGGTAGATAAAGTTGTCCACATAAAAATgatgctgctactgctgctgctgctgctgctgctgctgctgctgctgctgctgctgctgctgctgctgctgctgctgctgctgataagTGGCACGAAGTTGGGAAAGAGATGAATTGGTGGGTTCCGGGGGAGTTGAAGGAGACAGTGGAGGTGGATAATATCAAAATACATCATAtgcatgataaaatatttaaaaataagttaagtgttatttttgaaaaattaaagttctaATGGGAAATActgataaaaattggaaagatgGATAAATTaataagacagacagatgatggacGACAGACCTACTcagtatatttaaaatgtaacattaattatattattaattccTCCATGGGttcttaatattaatttataaaaaataacaaagactaCACTTGGAAAGTGGCTAAAATGATTAAGGCATTAACAGCAGAAGGCATACTGTGAAAATCATGCCTATCCTTGGAAATAATACAAATAACATCGAAGATATCAAGTCAATAACTTATAGACAACTGTGAAAGTTTAAGTAGGCTGAATGTAAGAGGTTGAGGATTGACACGACTCACTATCTCCCTTCTCAAAATGTGATCTGGTCTGGCTTGGGTCTTCAGGACTTTGGTCTCATATCAACACCCCTAAAATTAGATGCATATTAGATGCACTTTACCAGTTCTCAAAGTTGGCAACATATTGGCACCACTGGTGAAACATAAAAACCACTCATTTTCTGACTCTACTTCCAGGTCCTCTGATTTTACTGGTAAAGAGAAACCTGGCACACCAAGGTTCCCCCAAGTTCTTCAGTggcttaaagatttattaattttttattttacatgtttgagTCTTTTACATGCATGGATGTTTCTGTACCACCTATGTGCTTGGTGCGTGAGAAAATCAGAAGatagcattggatcccctaggatTAGTGTTACAGTAGTGAGTTACCATGTGCATGTTGGGAATTCAACCTGGGTCTTCaagaagagcaacaagtactcaaCTTTTGagagctctccagccccacatttgcTTTTTATATGGAGTAAAATTAGAAAAACCGTGAATATATTTCCAGTGACTCAGAGATTTGGTAATGAATAGGAAATGCCCATCTCTAtgcagctattataaacaattcCCCATCTAGTTCTTTGCATGAGTTCTCACAGATACTGAGGAAGCACTCACTACTTTACTGTTGGCCACAGCAGAGAATGGAAAATCACCAAGTAACACACTGGTAGAGTGTTTCGAGTCTGGTGTATATACTCCAGTGTTTTATAACCTACCTACACTCTATGGCCAAAATGCTATCAATCTTTGCAATTGGTGGTAAGTAATCACACCCAGGAATTTACTAGACATGAATTTTGGACATCTACAATGTCACACATGTGCAGCCTGCTTCCACCCTCTCAGGCTCAGCTCTGGTCGAACAGTGGAGGAAGAGGCTGATGGCTTAAGCACAGGAGCCCAGGGACCAGCTGTTTGTTAGAGTGAGGTAGACACAGGTAGGCACATGATTTCCCCAAGTGGAAGGTGCTTGCCTGTTGTCTCCAGCCCACTGAACAGCCTGGACCCAAAGGCTCTAGGCCAGAAGATGAAAGGCGCTGCTATGAGGCGGGGTCACATGTGCTATATTGCATCACAAAGCATTACCTCCCTGAAGAGCTGGGGCTTCAAGGCCAGGACTTACATATCTGCCTGACTAGGGCATAAATGTGAACTGAGagtgctggagacccagaagaaCCACAAGCTGGGGTGGCCTGAGTGAGGAACGAGCCCAGCAGGAAGAGCAAGTTGGACAGTCACAGAAAGGTAGGGCCAGAGAACACTGGGATACACCACCTTTTATAGCTCCAATGTACAGAACAGAGTAGATACTTAACAGGCTTGAGCCATGTGAAAATACATCAGGGTCTTCCTGGAGGGATGTTTCTCTTGATGAGTGGATTGTTCCCTTAATGAAggcaagaggcaaaggcaagtggcaGAGTCTCTTTAATCGGGGTTGCTATTGATAGGGTCATTTTTTGAcaaggagagagatggctcatataGGTGTCCCAAAGAGTTATGTCTTGAACCCAGCTATGCTGATACTGGGAAGGTAGGTTCTTGTAAGATCCTTGAACTGCAAAATGTATCAGAATCAAATGGAATCATTTTGTTGTGCTTTAACGAGATTATATAAATGAAACATAAAGCCAGAGACTCTGATGCTGAGAGTGACCTTGTGCTATGTGCCTTGAGAACAAAAACAGTTCTCAAAAACTCTCCAAGGACCATAATCTTGTACAAAAGCCATTCGACCTTCCACAGAAGATAAACCTGCAAGGACAGCTACCCACTAGTGTGTATTTAACCTTGGACTGACGCTACCTTCATTACTGATTCTTGCAGCTACGGCTTCATTTCATAAAATCCTCCTCATTTTAACTTTAAACATTTATCTCAGTGTCCTTGAATGTGACCATTGTTTCTTAAGGGACACATTTTGCCCTTGTAAGGCTCTGCTGTTTCtaagtaaatgtattttttttgcatattttctgtatatgacggtgtgtgtgtgtgtgtgtgtgtgtgtgtgtgtgtgtgtgtgtgtgtgtgtcacatgatGTGTCACAGCATACttttgggggtcagaggacagcttgcaggagctgtttctcttcttccaacaCGTGGGTCCCGGGTATTGAATTCAAGTCTTCAGATTCAACAACACGTGTCTTAACCCTCTGAGTTATCCCCTTGGACCTACACATAATCTTCAGAGAGCTTTTCTCTAGTATTTATTTCTCTTGCTATTTAGTTTGACAGACCTACAGTGGCTGCTTCACTGCAGCTCAAGCCCCAAGGAGACGTGGAGGACATTGCTTGTACCTTTTGACTGAGGGACCATGACAAAACCCTTGTGGCTCTCCTTGATCTTCTTCATCATTCCAGCGGCCCTGGCAGTTGATGTGGATCAGTCTAAGAATGAAGTGAAGGCACAGAGGTACTTTGGATCTATTAGTACCTCCAATGCCAATGTGAAGCAATGTGTTTGGTTTGCCATGAAAGAATACAACAAAGGAAGTGAGGACAAATACATCTTCCTTCTGGACAAGACACTCCATGCCACACTTCAGGTAAGAAAGTTCCATTTGTGCAGCATGTCTACATAACGTGGCAAGGGTGGAGGACAGGTTGCAAAAGTAGACAAATGAGACAAAAGGTGACAGTACAATCCTAAATGTATGACTTGTTATGCACAAACTCATGGTGACAAAAgcaatatgtacacatgtactttCTACATGTGCTGGACTCCTACTGGcctgtcctattttcttttttttaattttttaaaaatttatttatttaaatttttttaaatttattcttaattatgtgcatggatgtgtgtgctggggtggggagTTGTGTGTTCAGTCCAGAAGAGGACTTTGGATCCCCTGAATCTACAGTTACAGCAGTTGGGAGTCACCAAAATGGG
The DNA window shown above is from Rattus rattus isolate New Zealand chromosome 5, Rrattus_CSIRO_v1, whole genome shotgun sequence and carries:
- the LOC116900673 gene encoding cystatin-8, with amino-acid sequence MTKPLWLSLIFFIIPAALAVDVDQSKNEVKAQRYFGSISTSNANVKQCVWFAMKEYNKGSEDKYIFLLDKTLHATLQITDRMEYHIDVQISRSNCRKPSNNTENCIPQKNPKLEKKLSCSFLVGALPWNGEFDLLSKECKDV